In the genome of Mycolicibacterium poriferae, the window TGTTGGTCCGGATCCTGCGGAGCGCTTGGCGGACCTCACCCTTTGCAGCGCTGCGGATTCGCCCGAACTCGTTGCGACTGTAGGATTCATTCTCTGGCAGCCGCTTCCGGGGCTTCACGGCCTTCGCGCGCATCGCTTTCCGTGTGGTTTCAGGAAGGCGCGGCGACTCCGACAGCATGGTCCGCATGAGATTCACTTGGCCCGGCCAGCGGGTCTGGCTCTCTTTGGCCGCGCGCCACGCCCACCACACCTCGGGACCGAATTCGGCGATCGAGTGGACCTCGGGAAACTCCATCCGCAGATAGGCGGTAAGTTGCCGCGCGGCACTGACCGCCGCGTCCACGGTCGCCAGCGTGCGCCAACGGCCACCGGGTTGCGACCCGTTGGCCAGGGCGGTGACGAGGTCGTCGATCAGTTCAGCGGGCCCGAGGACGTCATTGAACGAGAACGTCCGCGTGCGTCCCGCCTCGTCTGTGAAGCAGAGCTGCCGAAGTTCGGGGTCTACCGGGGCGGGTCGGGCGTACTTTCCGGTGGGGAGTGAGGCTGGTCTACGCGAGGCCACCGCTCACTGCTCCTCGGTGTCGACTGTCGCTTGCCAGGGTGATGGGACCACCTGATTGCCAGGGGGATGGGACCACCGTGGCGCGTTATTGAGGATGCTTGTCGGCGGGGTCTGGGTCAAGCTGAGGGCGGGTTCGTTGGCGGTAGGACGGTCCTTCGATGACCAGGGTGTGCGCGGCGGAGGTCAGTCGGTCGATGGCTGATTGGGCCAGCAGGGTGTCGGCGGTCATGGTCAGCCATTCGGCGGGCTCGCGGTTCGACGTCATGATGGTGGTCTTGGCGCGGTGGCGCTCGACGACGATTTCGTAGAAGTCGCTGGTTTCGGTGGCGTCGAGGGGGCGTAGCGCGAAGTCGTCGATGATCAGAACGTCGACGGCGGCCAGTCGGCGGATCTCTGCGTCGACGGTGTGGTCGAGGCGGGCGGCGCGTAGCCGGGTGAACAGTTTGTCGGCGCGGCCGAAAACGACGGTGTGTCTGCGTCGAATAGCCATGTGGCCCAATGCTGTTGCCAGATGCGTCTTGCCAACACCAACGGGCCCGAGGACGATCGCGGACTGGCCGGCATCGAGGAACCGTAGCGAGGTGAGATCACCGAGCAGGGTGCGGTCATAGCGCAGGTCGTCGTGGGCGGTCCAGGTGTCAAACCGCATGCTCGGATCGAGTCCGGCTTTGGCCGCTCGTAGTGCCGCGGAGCGGGATTCGCGTCGGGAGACCTCGTCAGCCAGCAGCGTTTCCAGGAAGCCGATGTGGCTGAGTTTGTGTTGTCGGGCCAAGGCGGCGCGTTCGGGCAGGGTGTCAGCCAGTGCACCGAGCTTGAGGGCTTTGAGCAGTCGGAGCAGATCAGCGCCGATCGGGTCGGTGGCTCCACGGGCGGTGGTAGTCATGTCAGCGGTTCTCCTCGGCAACGGTGGTCGTGATGATGGTCAATGGTGTTGGGGTGGAGTTGAATTCGGAAGGATCACGGGCGAAGCGGGTCGCGGTGTGACCGACCGCTTTCGGCAGGGCCGGGGAGCTGGTCTCGGTGGCGCGCTCCAGCATGGAGGCGATCTTGTTCACCGAGACGACATCGAGATCCAGCGACAATGAACAGGCCTGTTCGACCCGGTCGGCGCCGTAGCGGCGCACCAGACCCAGCAGCCGGTAGACGGTACGCATCTTCGTCCAGGGCAGCCGGTCATCGAGGATGCGTTCGGCGTAGATCCCGACGTTGGGGCCGTGGGAGGCGCAGGTGGCGATCAACGCCGCCACATCACGCAGCGCGTAGCCGGTCTTGTGTTCGGGCAGATCAGCGGGGTCGGTGCTGCGCCCACCGGCCGGTTGGCGGGGATGGACCTTGACCAGCACGCCGCGGCGATAGAACTTCACCAGCTCGGTGTCGGCGCGCACGTCCAGGTACTGACCGATCCAGCATTCGGGCAGCGAATACAGGGCCTTGGCGACCTCGGCGTGGAAGTCGCGGTGCACCTTGACCGTCTTGAACACCGGCACGTCATAAACCCCTGGCACCGGCAACAGCCGGGACTGTTCGGCGGCGGTGAACACCTTCAGCGGACGAGCGCAGATGGTGCCGTGTGTGCGGGTGCCCGCGGTGTCACGACACCACACCGTCGCCGCCTGCTGCGCATGGGCCAGGCTGGTGAATGTTTCACCGTCCCAGAAGTTTCGGCGCACGTACTGCACGGCGCGTTCCACTCGCGGCTTGTCCTTCGGCGAGGCCACCCGCGCCGGGTCGGTCAGGAACCCGACATGCCCGGCGTAGTCCAGCCAGCCCTGGCTGAACTGCGGGTTGACCGCATCGGCGGCGGCGATCACCGGTTTGAGGTTGTCGGGGATCAGCACGGCGAACACGCCGCCGAAGAACTCCCAGGCCGCCTCGCAGCCGGCGATCACCGCGGCCAGAGTCTGCGAGTAGGACAGCCACACGAACATGTGCCGGGAGTACACCGCGGTGAAGATCAGCGCGTGCACCTTGCGGCGGCGCCCGTCAGCAGCGTCGGTGAGCATCCCCAGGTAGCCGAAGTCGACCTGGCACTCCACTCCGGGATCGCCATCAGCGACACGCACCGTGAGGTCTTTGCGGCCGAAACCGCAACGCTGGCTGGCGAATCGGTGCAACGTCCGATACGGCACCACACACCCCTGCCGGGCCAACAGGGTGTGGATCTTCGTGACCGTCAACGGCCGATGCTCACCGGTGCCGGCCACCCAGGCGGTGATCTGATCTTCGAAGCCCACCAGCTGCTCCCACGCCGCCCCGTGGCCATCGGGGCGAACCGGGCGCACCGCCTCGGCAACCATCCCGATCAACGCATCATCGACCGCGCTGACGTCGTCGTCGCGACGCAGACCCGCCGCCTGGGCGGCCTCGACGTAGCGGCGCACCGTCTTGCGGTCCAGGCCGCAATGCGCGGCAATGCTGCGGTACCCCGGCGCCGGCAGTCCCACCACCCCCAGCCACACCCGCAGCACTTCCCTGATCTCATTCACACTGACCTCCCGAAAAGCCATGCCCGCCGACCTCCGTGACTTGAGCTGTCACGGCGATCGAACGAACAAATGAAAAGACCACCGACGCGACGCGCCGGTGGTCCCATAACTGGCAATCCAGGTGGTCCCATCACCCTGGCAAAAATCAGGTCACACTGGTCCCATCCTCATGGCAGACGACATCGACGATGCCAGGGGCCGTCGCTGCGATGTGCGTGATGAAGTCGGTGATCGAGGTGTCGTCGGTACTGTCGTCGTTGAGGAACAGGTCCACTTGCAATCCTGATACGGGTTCGAGATAGCATTCGCGCGTTGTTTCCAGGTTCGCGTGTCCTAGCAATGTCTGAACCAAAACCCAAGGGTCGCCGAAAATATGGCGATATTCGCGTCGTTCGGCAGGGGTGATGCCCATCTTGCGTTCGTGTGCGTAGATCAACGTGACCAACATCCTCAAGGCAAACGAGTGGCGCAGCATATGCGGGTGACAATGGATGTCTACCCCAAGGGTCTGACACCGCTTGTTCCCCGCGGAGAAGATCGCCTCCCATGTGCGGTACGGCAACGGCAGGCCGGCCTCGGACAGCCACACCATCCAGGGCTCAAGCCCATGATCGGTGATGGTGTAGAAGTTGAGTCGATCGTTGGAGTCAAGACTGTCCAGCGGCACCGTTCCCTTGCTGCCATCCCGGCTGGTGAAGTGAACGCGGCGGTGATGGTCCACCGTATCGATGATCTTCATATCGGGCAGCGCGTCATAGCGCCCTTCGGAACGGGCCCGATGAATCGCCGCCGCTCGGGTTGAAACAACGTAGTTGTCAATGTGTTTCAATGCGCCGGTACTGATCCAGAAATCTCGGCCGCGACCCTTCGCGACCGCCTGTCCCACTCGAGCCTTGGCGTAACGGACCTGCCCGTCCGCGCTGGGAATCTCGCTCAAGACCAGCGTTCCAGCTTCGCGCAACCGCAGCCCGCTCGACCACAATGCTTCGGCGAATGCCAGGTTCCGGCCGTCGTTGCGTCCTCGCCAGGTCGCATCCCGGCGCCCATCACCGCGATAGCCGCCGATACCGACGTCGCGCCACCGCCTGTAGGCCCGCGGCGTCAGCCACTTCAATTGGACCGAGCGGACGGCGCTCGGCTGCAAACGCGAAGAAGAGTCCCCAGTCGAACTCGGTGTGCGCGGGCCGATAGGAGAAGCTGCCACGTTTCCGCGCCACTGCTGCCAATCGTAGAACTTCTTGATTGCTGCCAGATCCCGTGAAAATGTGCCGGCACCAACACGATCCGGGTTCTGCTGGTCGCGTCGCCGCCAGAACTCATAGTCGGCCAGATGCTCGAATGTGGCGGCTCTCCAGTCGATACCTTGAACGGACAGGAAGGAGAGAAACAACTGGATGTCCGGGGCATAGGACTCCTGGGAGCCAGCGGCCAACGATTGGAACGCAGCCGACCGGAAGAACTCCAGAACCTCCACATCGGGCCGCCCATCGGGCGCCAAGAGAAACGGTTGGCCGGGACGAATTCCGAGCGCAGCCTCACGCGCTGCTATGTCCGGGAAGTCTGCGAGGACCTCCGACTTCGCGGTGCACGGCCAGCTAGGCTGCCGCGCCCAACACAGCCTCCACCGGGAGCTGTCGTCGTGTTGTTCCACAGCAACAGAACCTGCCACAACACACCGACATTCTACGGAACGGCGGATTCCCGACGATCACACGGATGGGTTGGCTCTGCTGGGCGATGATCCGATCGTTGTTCTGAGGGAATAGTTCGGCATCCATGGTGTCGCCGACCTCGGCGATTTGAAAGGTGTCAGTAAGGACAATGCCGTTGAATGGCTGGTACTCACCACCAACGGCACCGTGGTAGGCGGCCTCTATGTTGATGGCGGCGATGTAGTAAGCCAGCAATACGATCTCGTTGGCATGCAATTCGTTGGCATACTTGCGGGCGAGGTCTTCGGTCCTGATGAGTCCGGTCTGGATCAGGCGCACGATGAAGGTGCCAGTCCCGGTGAATGGATCGAGGATGTGCACGCCGGACTCAGTCAATGTCGTTCCAAATTCGGCGCGCAGTGTGTCATTGGCCGAGCGCAGGATGAAGTCAACGACTTGTGTTGGCGTATAGACGATCCCTAGAGCTTTAGCGGTTCGCGGGAAACCGATCCGAAAGAACTTCTCGTAGAGTTCGACGACGATGCGCTGCTTGCCCTCGGCATTGTCAACCCCGGCCGCGCGCATACGCACTGATTCGTAAAAGCCCTCTAGGCGTTGGGTTTCTGTGTCGAGCGCTTGGTCATGCAGGGTAGCGACCATCGCCTGCATGACCTGTGAAACCGGGTTGTGGTCCGCAAAATCGTAGTCTTCGAAGAGGGCGTCGAACACGGGCTTGGTGATTAGGTGCTGGGAAAGCATCTCCACGGCTTGATCCCGGTTGATCGAATCGTTGAGATGGGCGCGCAGCGCTCCGACGAACTTATCGAATGCTGCTGCGATGTCGGGAGCGCTCTCGTTAAGCAGCGCCTTGATGCGTGTCTGCTGGGCCGTGGCGATTACGGCGACGTCCTTGGCCCAGTCCTCCCAGTAGGTGCGCGTGCCGACCTTATCGACAATCTTGGCGTACACAGCGTCCCGCCACTGGTCGGGGGTGAACATCGACAGCTGTTGGGCGACCTGCGCCGACTCGGCAGCCGCGGTATCGGCAGAGGCTGTTGTACCGTCGCCGGAAGATGTTGAGTCGGTGAGATTCTCGGCGGCGTTCGGTACGTGGCCGACGAGGATTGAGTCCGTGGCGTTCTTGTTGAGTTCGAGTTTGTTGACTGTGGCGTTGAAGCGGTCGTCGTGAGCCCTCAGCGCCTGTAGCACTTGCCACACCACCTTGAAGCGGCGGTTGTCGGCGAGTGCTTGGCTAGGTGCTACGCCCGCCGGTACCCCGACGGGCAGGATGATGTACCCGTATTGCTTGCCTTCGGCTCGGCGCATGACCCGGCCGACAGATTGCACGACGTCAACCACGGAGCTGCGGGGGTTGAGGAAGAGGACCGCGTCGAGGCTGGGAACGTCCACCCCTTCGGAAAGGCAGCGGGCGTTGGCCAGAATGCGGCATTGATTGTCGGGTAGTGGCGCCTTGAGCCATTGCAGGCGGTGGTTGCGTTCTAGGGCGTTGTAG includes:
- the istB gene encoding IS21-like element helper ATPase IstB → MTTTARGATDPIGADLLRLLKALKLGALADTLPERAALARQHKLSHIGFLETLLADEVSRRESRSAALRAAKAGLDPSMRFDTWTAHDDLRYDRTLLGDLTSLRFLDAGQSAIVLGPVGVGKTHLATALGHMAIRRRHTVVFGRADKLFTRLRAARLDHTVDAEIRRLAAVDVLIIDDFALRPLDATETSDFYEIVVERHRAKTTIMTSNREPAEWLTMTADTLLAQSAIDRLTSAAHTLVIEGPSYRQRTRPQLDPDPADKHPQ
- the istA gene encoding IS21 family transposase, which encodes MAFREVSVNEIREVLRVWLGVVGLPAPGYRSIAAHCGLDRKTVRRYVEAAQAAGLRRDDDVSAVDDALIGMVAEAVRPVRPDGHGAAWEQLVGFEDQITAWVAGTGEHRPLTVTKIHTLLARQGCVVPYRTLHRFASQRCGFGRKDLTVRVADGDPGVECQVDFGYLGMLTDAADGRRRKVHALIFTAVYSRHMFVWLSYSQTLAAVIAGCEAAWEFFGGVFAVLIPDNLKPVIAAADAVNPQFSQGWLDYAGHVGFLTDPARVASPKDKPRVERAVQYVRRNFWDGETFTSLAHAQQAATVWCRDTAGTRTHGTICARPLKVFTAAEQSRLLPVPGVYDVPVFKTVKVHRDFHAEVAKALYSLPECWIGQYLDVRADTELVKFYRRGVLVKVHPRQPAGGRSTDPADLPEHKTGYALRDVAALIATCASHGPNVGIYAERILDDRLPWTKMRTVYRLLGLVRRYGADRVEQACSLSLDLDVVSVNKIASMLERATETSSPALPKAVGHTATRFARDPSEFNSTPTPLTIITTTVAEENR
- a CDS encoding tyrosine-type recombinase/integrase yields the protein MEVLEFFRSAAFQSLAAGSQESYAPDIQLFLSFLSVQGIDWRAATFEHLADYEFWRRRDQQNPDRVGAGTFSRDLAAIKKFYDWQQWRGNVAASPIGPRTPSSTGDSSSRLQPSAVRSVQLKWLTPRAYRRWRDVGIGGYRGDGRRDATWRGRNDGRNLAFAEALWSSGLRLREAGTLVLSEIPSADGQVRYAKARVGQAVAKGRGRDFWISTGALKHIDNYVVSTRAAAIHRARSEGRYDALPDMKIIDTVDHHRRVHFTSRDGSKGTVPLDSLDSNDRLNFYTITDHGLEPWMVWLSEAGLPLPYRTWEAIFSAGNKRCQTLGVDIHCHPHMLRHSFALRMLVTLIYAHERKMGITPAERREYRHIFGDPWVLVQTLLGHANLETTRECYLEPVSGLQVDLFLNDDSTDDTSITDFITHIAATAPGIVDVVCHEDGTSVT